GGCAGCTCTTCGACCCGGAGGTCGCGGGGGAAAGCCTGAAGCGCTGGGAGAAGGCACGCTCGCTCTTCGTGCAGGCCATGAACGAGGCGGACCCCGCCGCCGCGGAGACCTTCGCCAAGGACTCGCTGATCGTGGCTCTGGACGCCAACGAAAGACTGGCGCTGCTGCACGCGGAGCTGCTGGTGAAACGGCGCTTCGGACAGCGCGCCTCGACCAGCACCGTGATCGGCGTGCGCGTGGATCCGCGCAGCGACGTCGAGGTCTGCGGGAGCTCGGCCAAGGTGCTCGATGTGCTGCTGGTGCCCACTCCATGGAAATTGATCGAGCCGGCGCAGGGAAAGTTCCACTTCGAGGAGATGGACCGCTGGATGGCTTTCGCTTCGCAGACCAAGCGCCCCATCGTGGCGGGACCGCTGCTCTCCTTCGACGAGCGGAATCTGCCCTCCTGGATGGAGGCCTACCGGAAGGATTTCTCCGCGTGCGTCGACCGCGCCTATGTGTTCATGGAGCAGGTGGTGCACCGCTACCAGGGCATCGTCACCATGTGGAACTTGGGCAGCGGCCTGCACGCCAACCAGCATTTCAACTTCAACGACGAGCAGATGATGGACCTGACGCGGCGGGCCAGCGTGGTGGTGCGGCACAGTCGCCACGGTTCGCGCACGCTCATCGAGCTGACCGAGCCCTTCTGCGACCACGTCTCGCGCCGGCCCGGGGCGATCACTCCATGGCAGTACCTCGAGCGCCTTTCGCAGGAGGGGATCCACTTCGACGCGGTGGGCATCCAGATGTGCTTCGGCGGCGCCGCCGATGGGGCGCCGATCCGAGACTTGATGCAGGTCTCCGCCACGCTCGATCGCTTCCTCACCTTCGACTGCAAGGTCATGGTCAGCGCCTTCGGCGTGCCGAGCCGTCCCACCGATCCCAAGGCGGGGTGGTGGCGCAATCCCTGGAGCGAGCAGGTGCAGTCGGTGTGGGCCAGCCGCTTCGTCACCATCGCGCTGTCAAAGCCCTTCATCGAGACCGTGGTGTGGGAGCGACTGATCGACCACAAGAACGACGCGACCGGGCTGCTCTCGGAAAATGGCAAACCCAAGAGCGTCTTTGCCAAGCTGCTCGCCATCCGCAAGCGGTTGCGCAAGCCTCTGGCCAAGCAGCCCTCGACCGACGAGACCGCCGATGAGACGCGCTCCGGGGAGACCGCGGTCGAATGACATTGGATCGATCGCCGGCCCAGGGATTGGCGCTGCTGTCGCTCTGCGCGGCGATGGCGGTGGCGGGTTTCCGGCTGCGTGAGACGCAGATGAAGACGCCGATGGAGGGGCCGCTCCATACGACGCTGCCTCAGTGGCGCGTCGATCTCGACCGGGCCGGACCGGATGAACTTGCGGCTCTGCCCGGCATCGGGCCTTCGCTCGCAGGAACCATCGTCGCCGATCGCGAGGCCCGCGGTCCCTTCCGGACACTCGAGGGACTGGACCGGGTCCGCGGAGTCGGGCCCTCGATCCTCGAGCAGATCCGGCCCTTCGTGCTTCAACCGCCGCGCTGAGCTACTGTATTCGGCGAACCGGGCGAGTTCGCGCCGGTTCCGGCTATGCAGTGGCGCGACGACATCTCCGCCTCCCCAGCGCTCTCGGCGCTCGAGGAGAAGGTACGCGCCGGGGGACACGCAAGCGTCCGCGGCGCCACAGGATCGAGCACTTCCATCATCACCCAGGCGCTGGCGGCCCGCACCGGTCGCGTCACGCTGTTGGCGACGGCACATCTGGACGAGGCCGACGAGGCCCTTTCCGAGTGGCAGGATCTGGGCTGCAACGCGATGCGATTTCCGGCACTGGAGGCCTCGGCGGGAGAGAGCCTGTTGGCGGCCGAGGCCTTCCTCGAGCGACTCAAGGTGGCCGACGCGATTGAGCGCGGCGCCGTGGCCCTGGTCGTCGCGCCGATTGCCGCCCTGATGCAGCGCGTTCCCCGCGCTGACAAGCGGCCCGGGCTCTACCGCACGCTGCGCGCCGGCCAGCGCCTGCCGCCCGCGGAGCTCGCGGCTTGGCTTGCCTCGCGCGGCTACCAGCGCATGGAGGCGGTGGAGAATCCCGGCGAGTTTTCCCAGCGCGGCGGAGTCTTCGACCTTTATCCCGCCGCGGCGGGCGGGCCGGTGCGCCTGGATTTCTTTGGCGATGACATCGAGCAGATGCATGAGATGGACGCGGCGACCCAGGCCAACGACCGGCGCATCGAGTCGGTCGACATTCTCAGCGCCGAGGAGAAGCAGCTCGCCCCCAACGACGAGGATGCCTCGTTCGCGGATCTGCTGCCGCGCGACGCGATCTTCATCTTCGCCGAGCTGGGCGAGGTCATGGAGCAGTCGCGCGGCTACTGGGAGCGCCTGGACGACTCGACCGGTGTGATCGCGCCCAACGAAACCGTGAAAGGGCTGATGGAGCGGGCCGCTGTCACGCTGGCCTTCAACCAATTCTCGCAGACCAACGAGCCAGCCTCGCTGGAGGTGCCGGTGACTTCCTTGAGCCTGAGCGAGAGCGACATGGCGAAGGCCTTTCAGTCGTTGGCGGAATTCGCCCGCGATTCGGAGGTGATCGTCTTCTGCTCCACGGATGGTGACCTGCTGCGCACCCGGGAGCTGGTGCAGCGCCACGCCGCCGGCGCCGGCGTGCAGGTGGTCCGCCAGCATCTGCATCGGGGATTCCGCTGGGAGCGACCCGGGAACAAGCCGCTGATGCTCGTGCCCGAGCACGAATTGCTGGGGCGCTTCGGCGTGCGCCGCCGCGCGGGCGCGGTCGCGGCGGGCCCGCGCGCCCGCGACCTCTTCCTGCACTTCGAGAAGGGGGACTACGTCACGCACCGCGATCACGGTGTCGCGCAATACCAGGGGTTGGTGACCCGTGCCTCGCTGGAGCGCGGCGGCGATGATTCAAATCGCGGCGGCGGCACCGAGGCTTCGGTCCATCCCGAGATGGAGTATCTCACGTTGCAGTTCGAGGGGGGGACCCGGCTCCACGTGCCGGCGCTGCGCGTCGATCTGGTGCAGAAGTACGTGGGAGCGGGGGCGTCGCGGCCGGCGCTGAGCCAGGTGGGCGGCAAGCGATGGAAGGCGCAGAAGGAGCGCGTCTCTGAGGCGGTGCGCGACCTCGCCGCCGAGATGCTGCGGGTGCAGGCGGTCCGCTCCGCCACACACGGCATCGCCTTTCCCGCGGACACGCCCTGGCAGGGAGAGTTCGAAGGGGCCTTCCAGTGGGAGGAGACCCCGGACCAGATCAACGCGATCGCCGCGACCAAGCGCGACATGCAATCCTCCAAGCCGATGGACCGGCTGATCTGCGGCGATGTGGGTTTCGGCAAGACCGAGGTGGCGATCCGCGCCGCCTTCAAGTGCGTCGAGAGCGGCCGGCAGGTGGCGGTGCTGGTGCCGACCACGCTGCTGGCGGAGCAGCACGAGAAGACCTTCCGTGACCGCTTCCGCTCCTATCCCTTTCGCATTGAGAGCCTGAGCCGCTTCAAGACGGACGCCGAGCAGAGCGCCATCCTGAAGGAGCTCGAGGCGGGGCGGCTCGACCTGATCATTGGAACGCACCGGCTGCTTTCCAAGGACATCCGCTTCGCCAATCTGGGCCTGGTGGTGGTCGACGAGGAGCAGCGCTTCGGCGTGGAGCACAAGCAAAAACTGCTTTCCTTCCGGGCCACCGCCGATGTGCTCACCCTCAGCGCCACGCCGATTCCGCGGACCCTGCACATGTCGCTGCTGGGCCTGCGCGACATCTCCAGCCTGACCACGCCGCCGGCGGACCGCCGCGCCATCGTGACCGAGGTCATGCCCTATTCGTCGAAGCGCCTGCAGCAGGCGATCCGCCGCGAGCTGGCCCGCGAGGGGCAGACCTACTACGTGCACAACCGGATCCGCGGCCTCGACCGCGCCGCCGAGCGCATTCAGGAGCTGGTGCCCGAGGCCCGCATCGAGGTCGGCCACGGGCAGATGCCCTCGGAGCAGCTCGAACAGGTGATGCTGCGCTTCATGCGCCACGAGTGCGACGTGCTGGTGAGCACCTCGATCATCGAGAGCGGCATCGACAATCCGCGGGCCAACACCATGTTCATCGACCTGGCGGATCTGCACGGCCTCTCCGACCTGCATCAGCTGCGCGGCCGCGTGGGCCGCTCCAACCACCGCGCCTACTGCTACCTCTTTCTGCCGGAGAACCGGCCGGTCACCGACGACGCGCGGCGGCGCCTGCGCGCCATCGAGGACTACAGCATGCTCGGCGCCGGGTTCCGCATCGCCATGCGCGACCTGGAGATCCGCGGCGCGGGCAACCTGCTCGGGGCCCAGCAGAGCGGACACATCGCCGCGGTGGGCTACGAGATGTACTGCCAGCTTCTGGAGGAAGCGGTGGATGGGCTGACGTCGCGCAAGAAGGTGCGCTCGGCGGACCACGTCCTGGAGATCGGGCTCGCCGGGGCGATTCCGCGCGGCTTCATTCCCAGCGAACGCCGGCGGCTGGAGGCCTACCGCCGCGTCTCCAGCGCTGACACGATGGAGGCCTTGTTGCAGACCGCCGCCGACATCGAGAGCGCCTACGGGAAGATGCCGGCGCCGATGCGCATGCTGCTGGATCTGGCGGAATTGCGGGTGCTGCTGGCGGCCTGCGGTGTGCGCTCGCTGGTGCGGCGCGATCAGGACTACATCTTTCAATCCAAGATGCCGCCGTTGCTGCAGCGATCCTTCGCGCGCTCGGAGGCCACCGTCCGGGTTGTCGGCAAGCCGGACGAGGCCGGGGTGATCGACGTCTACGTGCGGCCGGAAAAGCATCTTGCGGATCCGAACCGCATGCTCAAATTTCTCCGCGCACAATTGGGTAAGGTCGCGCCGTCGCCGCTGGTCGCCGAAAAATAAAATCGCCGCTCAAGAGCGGCGGGTCAGTCCAACATTGTCATGGCTCGAGGGCGCCGTCGCGGCGACTAGCGCTCGCCGCGCTCGACGAAATGAATCTGCAGGTAGCGGGCCACGTAGTCCAGGATGCTCGAGGCCTCGGGGATCTCCGGGTTGCCCGTCGCGCCCATGGGCTCGAAGCGCATGCCGCGGAAGCGATCCACGGCGTCATGCGTGCTCAGGCCATGCTGCAGGGCCAGGCTGAAGGCGCGGCAAAAACCCTGGATCAGGCCCGAGAGCGTCGAGCCTTCCTTGCTCATCTTGATG
This portion of the Planctomycetota bacterium genome encodes:
- a CDS encoding helix-hairpin-helix domain-containing protein, producing the protein MAVAGFRLRETQMKTPMEGPLHTTLPQWRVDLDRAGPDELAALPGIGPSLAGTIVADREARGPFRTLEGLDRVRGVGPSILEQIRPFVLQPPR
- the mfd gene encoding transcription-repair coupling factor; the protein is MQWRDDISASPALSALEEKVRAGGHASVRGATGSSTSIITQALAARTGRVTLLATAHLDEADEALSEWQDLGCNAMRFPALEASAGESLLAAEAFLERLKVADAIERGAVALVVAPIAALMQRVPRADKRPGLYRTLRAGQRLPPAELAAWLASRGYQRMEAVENPGEFSQRGGVFDLYPAAAGGPVRLDFFGDDIEQMHEMDAATQANDRRIESVDILSAEEKQLAPNDEDASFADLLPRDAIFIFAELGEVMEQSRGYWERLDDSTGVIAPNETVKGLMERAAVTLAFNQFSQTNEPASLEVPVTSLSLSESDMAKAFQSLAEFARDSEVIVFCSTDGDLLRTRELVQRHAAGAGVQVVRQHLHRGFRWERPGNKPLMLVPEHELLGRFGVRRRAGAVAAGPRARDLFLHFEKGDYVTHRDHGVAQYQGLVTRASLERGGDDSNRGGGTEASVHPEMEYLTLQFEGGTRLHVPALRVDLVQKYVGAGASRPALSQVGGKRWKAQKERVSEAVRDLAAEMLRVQAVRSATHGIAFPADTPWQGEFEGAFQWEETPDQINAIAATKRDMQSSKPMDRLICGDVGFGKTEVAIRAAFKCVESGRQVAVLVPTTLLAEQHEKTFRDRFRSYPFRIESLSRFKTDAEQSAILKELEAGRLDLIIGTHRLLSKDIRFANLGLVVVDEEQRFGVEHKQKLLSFRATADVLTLSATPIPRTLHMSLLGLRDISSLTTPPADRRAIVTEVMPYSSKRLQQAIRRELAREGQTYYVHNRIRGLDRAAERIQELVPEARIEVGHGQMPSEQLEQVMLRFMRHECDVLVSTSIIESGIDNPRANTMFIDLADLHGLSDLHQLRGRVGRSNHRAYCYLFLPENRPVTDDARRRLRAIEDYSMLGAGFRIAMRDLEIRGAGNLLGAQQSGHIAAVGYEMYCQLLEEAVDGLTSRKKVRSADHVLEIGLAGAIPRGFIPSERRRLEAYRRVSSADTMEALLQTAADIESAYGKMPAPMRMLLDLAELRVLLAACGVRSLVRRDQDYIFQSKMPPLLQRSFARSEATVRVVGKPDEAGVIDVYVRPEKHLADPNRMLKFLRAQLGKVAPSPLVAEK